A portion of the Camelus ferus isolate YT-003-E chromosome 16, BCGSAC_Cfer_1.0, whole genome shotgun sequence genome contains these proteins:
- the RANGRF gene encoding ran guanine nucleotide release factor isoform X3: MEPTQDYPLFGGAFSATLPPGAIDVSDLRPVPDNQEVFCHRVTDQSLIVELLELQAHVQGEEAARYHFEDVAGVQEARAVQVEAVQPLPLENLALRGCCQEAWILSGKQQVAKENQQP, from the exons ATGGAGCCCACGCAGGACTACCCACTGTTTGGGGGCGCCTTCTCAGCCACTCTCCCTCCCGGGGCCATTGACGTAAG CGACCTTCGACCAGTCCCGGACAATCAAGAAGTTTTCTGCCATCGCGTGACAGACCAGAGCCTGATCGTGGAACTTCTGGAGCTGCAGGCCCACGTGCAGGGTGAAGAGGCTGCTCG GTACCACTTTGAGGATGTTGCTGGGGTGCAGGAGGCTAGAGCTGTACAAGTGGAGGCTGTGCAGCCCCTCCCTTTGGAGAACCTGGCCCTGAGGGGCTGCTGTCAAGAAGCCTGGATCCTCTCTGGCAAGCAGCAGGTAGCGAAAGAAAACCAGCAG CCCTGA
- the SLC25A35 gene encoding solute carrier family 25 member 35 has translation MDFLMSGLAACGACLFTNPLEVVKTRMQLQGELQAPGTYQRHYRNVFHAFITISKVDGLAALQKGLAPALLYQFLMNGIRLGTYGLAEAGGYLHTAEGTHSPARSAAAGALAGVMGAYLGSPIYMVKTHLQAQAASEIAVGHQYKHQGMFQALTKIGQKHGLLGLWRGALGGLPRVIVGSSTQLCTFSSTKDLMTQWEIFPPQTWKVALAAAMVSGIAVVLAMTPFDVVSTRLYNQPTDAQGKGLMYRGLLDALLQTARTEGIFGMYKGIGASYFRLGPHTILSLFFWDQLRTLYYTYTK, from the exons ATGGACTTCTTGATGAGTGGCCTGGCAGCCTGCGGAGCCTGTTTGTTCACCAATCCCCTGGAGGTGGTGAAGACTAGGATGCAGCTGCAGGGAGAACTGCAGGCCCCTGGCACCTACCAACGGCACTACCGAAACGTCTTCCATGCCTTCATCACCATCAGCAAGGTGGACGGCCTGGCTGCCCTGCAGAagggcctggcccctgccctcttATACCAGTTCCTGATGAACGGCATCCGGCTGGGCACCTACGGGCTGGCTGAAGCTGGGGGCTACCTGCACACAGCTGAAGGCACCCACAGCCCTGCCCGCAGTGCAGCAGCTGGGGCTCTAGCTGGGGTCATGGGAGCCTACTTGGGGAGCCCCATCTACATG GTGAAGACACACCTACAGGCACAGGCAGCCTCAGAAATTGCTGTAGGGCACCAGTATAAGCATCAG GGCATGTTTCAGGCGCTAACCAAGATTGGCCAGAAACATGGTCTGCTGGGGTTGTGGCGTGGGGCCCTGGGCGGCCTGCCCAGAGTTATCGTCGGTTCCTCCACCCAGCTGTGCACCTTCTCATCCACCAAGGACCTCATGACCCAGTGGGAG ATATTTCCTCCCCAGACCTGGAAGGTGGCTCTGGCGGCTGCCATGGTGAGTGGCATTGCGGTGGTCCTGGCCATGACACCCTTTGACGTGGTCAGCACAAGGCTCTACAATCAGCCCACAGATGCTCAGGGCAAG GGCCTCATGTACCGGGGGTTGCTGGACGCTCTGCTGCAGACGGCTCGGACAGAAGGCATTTTTGGCATGTACAAGGGCATAGGTGCCTCCTACTTCCGCCTTGGCCCCCAcaccatcctctctctcttcttctgggaccagCTGCGCACGCTCTACTACACTTACACCAAATAA
- the RANGRF gene encoding ran guanine nucleotide release factor isoform X2 — MAKLNKADEKSDLRPVPDNQEVFCHRVTDQSLIVELLELQAHVQGEEAARYHFEDVAGVQEARAVQVEAVQPLPLENLALRGCCQEAWILSGKQQVAKENQQVAKYVTLHQALLRLTQYQTDLLLTFNQPPPENRSSLGPENLSLLPWSLGDFEQLVTSLTLHDPNIFSPQ, encoded by the exons ATGGCTAAGCTAAACAAAGCAGATGAAAAGAG CGACCTTCGACCAGTCCCGGACAATCAAGAAGTTTTCTGCCATCGCGTGACAGACCAGAGCCTGATCGTGGAACTTCTGGAGCTGCAGGCCCACGTGCAGGGTGAAGAGGCTGCTCG GTACCACTTTGAGGATGTTGCTGGGGTGCAGGAGGCTAGAGCTGTACAAGTGGAGGCTGTGCAGCCCCTCCCTTTGGAGAACCTGGCCCTGAGGGGCTGCTGTCAAGAAGCCTGGATCCTCTCTGGCAAGCAGCAGGTAGCGAAAGAAAACCAGCAG GTAGCAAAGTATGTGACATTGCACCAGGCCTTGCTGCGGCTGACCCAATACCAGACTGATCTCTTGCTCACCTTCAATCAGCCCCC CCCTGAGAATAGGTCATCTCTTGGCCCTGAAAATTTGTCACTTCTGCCCTGGAGCCTGGGTGACTTTGAACAGCTGGTGACCAGTCTGACCCTTCACGATCCCAACATCTTTAGTCCccaataa
- the RANGRF gene encoding ran guanine nucleotide release factor isoform X1 codes for MEPTQDYPLFGGAFSATLPPGAIDVSDLRPVPDNQEVFCHRVTDQSLIVELLELQAHVQGEEAARYHFEDVAGVQEARAVQVEAVQPLPLENLALRGCCQEAWILSGKQQVAKENQQVAKYVTLHQALLRLTQYQTDLLLTFNQPPPENRSSLGPENLSLLPWSLGDFEQLVTSLTLHDPNIFSPQ; via the exons ATGGAGCCCACGCAGGACTACCCACTGTTTGGGGGCGCCTTCTCAGCCACTCTCCCTCCCGGGGCCATTGACGTAAG CGACCTTCGACCAGTCCCGGACAATCAAGAAGTTTTCTGCCATCGCGTGACAGACCAGAGCCTGATCGTGGAACTTCTGGAGCTGCAGGCCCACGTGCAGGGTGAAGAGGCTGCTCG GTACCACTTTGAGGATGTTGCTGGGGTGCAGGAGGCTAGAGCTGTACAAGTGGAGGCTGTGCAGCCCCTCCCTTTGGAGAACCTGGCCCTGAGGGGCTGCTGTCAAGAAGCCTGGATCCTCTCTGGCAAGCAGCAGGTAGCGAAAGAAAACCAGCAG GTAGCAAAGTATGTGACATTGCACCAGGCCTTGCTGCGGCTGACCCAATACCAGACTGATCTCTTGCTCACCTTCAATCAGCCCCC CCCTGAGAATAGGTCATCTCTTGGCCCTGAAAATTTGTCACTTCTGCCCTGGAGCCTGGGTGACTTTGAACAGCTGGTGACCAGTCTGACCCTTCACGATCCCAACATCTTTAGTCCccaataa